In one Mauremys mutica isolate MM-2020 ecotype Southern chromosome 3, ASM2049712v1, whole genome shotgun sequence genomic region, the following are encoded:
- the LOC123367459 gene encoding p53 apoptosis effector related to PMP-22-like, with the protein MATCTLACWRCRWLLPLLLGLAIILGIIALSGRGWLESESAPYRHQASLWESCTRWDNDFDWQCQSLMDYSWGRAAAATYLVGFVILVICFALAIIAFSVDILRFNFVRGIGGLLFVVAVFQIICLVIYPVKFTEDIHMRGFNMFSWAYGFGWASTIIVIGCAFFFCCLPNWEDEVLGNIKPAY; encoded by the exons ATGGCGACGTGTACCCTTGCctgctggagatgcaggtggctcctgccccttctcctgggCTTAGCTATCATCTTGGGCATCATTGCGCTGTCCGGCCGGGGCTGGCTGGAATCGGAGTCAGCGCCCTACCGGCACCAAGCGTCATTATGGGAGTCCTGCACCCGGTGGGATAATGACTTCGACTGGCAATGCCAGTCCCTCATGGACTACT cctggggaagagcagcagctgccacctACCTCGTCGGCTTCGTGATCCTAGTCATCTGTTTCGCCCTAGCAATTATTGCGTTCTCCGTTGATATACTTCGTTTCAACTTTGTGCGAGGAATCGGTGGCTTGCTCTTTGTCGTTG CGGTATTCCAGATCATATGCCTGGTCATCTATCCAGTGAAGTTCACAGAAGACATCCATATGAGGGGATTTAATATGTTCAGCTGGGCATACGGCTTTGGTTGGGCCAGCACTATTATTGTAATAGGCTGTGCTTTCTTCTTCTGCTGTCTCCCCAACTGGGAGGATGAGGTGCTGGGTAACATCAAGCCAGCATATTAG